A region of the Bacteroidota bacterium genome:
TACCTTCAACCAAAACCCATTCGTGGTCTTTTGTATACTTCAGATTTTCAGGAAAATTCATTTGATATTATTTTTCACAAAGGTAATGTTTTGGTGGAATATACATAAACCGGATTAACCGAAAATTTGGTTAGGAAGAACAGGTGGAATTGGAAACCAATTGGCTTATAAAAAAACTACCGCTTAATTATTAAAACTAAGCGGTAGTTGATATGGTTTATAAGTTAAATTACTCAGCTAAACTAAATCTAATCTTAACTCCGGCGTTTGTTGAGGTGATAGGATATGATGTTGAAATTTTAGGGTCAGTCACCTGTCTGTCGAAATATAACTGAATATTAAAACGATCATTTACTACATAATCAATTGTAGGAGAAATAGTAATACTGGTTAAACCACCGGTAGGTTCATTTAAATCCTGATCCAAACGGAAGTTGGTGGTAATATCATCTCTGAAACTTAAATCAAATTTAAAGGTAAGGTCGTTTTCTAAGTTCGGGCGGCGACCATTTATTTTGAATGGGAAGGTAAATCCGCTCATTTTATATCCTGCACCAATTGTAAATTCGGTTGAATGAATTTGTGTTAATTGATAATCGATAAAACTCATAGTGAGTGTTCTTGATTTCTTGAAATCAAACTTAGAAGTAATACCATTTATCCAGGTAACATCAAATCCAATTAACGGAGAAAGTGATTCGTTAATTAAGATATTTGGAATATCATATAAAGTGATAAAGTTTCCGGATAAGGTATCTACCACGTGTGCATATACATAATAATTACCATCAAAATCTAAATCTGTTGCGAAACTATTTAATGATAATGTTGATGAATAGGCACTTGTAATCGTAAACGATGAAAATAATTTTTTGAATCCCGGCAATTTACTCAAACCATTATATGTGATGCGATAGTTTGGCTTTGGTGTCTGACTAAATGGATTTAAAGAAACATCGTTTGCAGATTTTCCGGTATAAGCTGCTAAAAATGCAGGTATCAATACATCTTGCGAATAAGGGCCGTAACCTTCCGCATAACTTGGAAGGAAAGTTCCTGTTAATGGGTTGTAAAAAATGTCGTTTGAATAAACGGTATTTTCTTCTGTTTGCCAGCGGTTAGAGATAATTTCCCGGTTGGCTTCAAATTCTTTGAACGTAGCACTTACTTCTTTCGGGTCTAATTTTTCGAAAACGGTTCCCATAATACTGTAACTGATACTGAAACTTCCTGCATCAACAGCATTGATATGCTCAAATAAAGGGTCTTCAACAGTTAATGTATTTTTGAAATATTCAGAATGGTTTTTCGAATAATTTTTATTGAGGTTGATGTCTAAACGGAAATCTTTTATCGGTTCAAAGTTAGCACGCACATCTAAAACTTCACTGTTAGTTTGAAGGAATAAATAATTGAGTGACGTTGCAGTACTTAAATATCCCAAACGCGATATACTATCCATCCATTTATAAGTAGGCTGATAACCGAATATGAAATCAAATCCAGGAGCAGCAGTTGCGGTGTTTAATCCTAAAATTTCAGAATGTGGCATAAATCCAGGAAGGGTAGTGCCATAATTTTGTGTGTAATTTATAGTTACACGTTTTAATCCGATTAATAAACGAACCAGTGTTTCAACAGGCGCGGAAACGGTAGGTGTTGTATTTTTTTTCGGGTCGGTTGCAGCGGCTTTTCCGGTGTCTTCATCTTCATCTTCCTCATCTTTTGAGCCTTTTGTATTTGTTTTTGCCGGAGAAGTATTTGAATTGTATTGTTTAAAGAATTTCGATTTATTGTAAAGGTTTCTAAAGTTCAATTCTCCATTAACTGATCTCGATTGTGTATTATTTACAGTATTACCTAATGTATCTGCTAATCCAAGTGAACCTGCAATCCAGCCATAACTGGTATTGTAATTTGCTTTAACAGTAACCCAACTGAAAATTGGTAATTTACTAATTGGCAAAGTATAGGTTGCTGAAAGTGTATGACGATAATTTGTAGTTCGGCCTAAGTCCATGAAACTCATCCAAACAGAATCACGTTTTTCCTGTGTATCAAGTTCGCCATAAGGTTCATCAATACGCGCATTGTTTGTTGCACTGAAATCTATTTTAATTGACTTAGCTGGTTCCAGTTTTAAACCATAGTATCTGTCCCAGGTAAAATATTTATCGTAAGTAGGATCAATTAATCCGTCGCCATAAATATCGCGCATTAATGTTTCACCAAACTGACGATTTAATTCGGTGCGGAAACTGTATCCGGTTGGTAATAAATTGAAATTAAAATCACGAATTGGTGTTAGCCATTTATATTTTTTATCAATTACTTTTTCAAGTGGTGTAATATATTTTGCTTTCTGATTGAAGCTATATCCCAAAGCAGCTTTATAACGATTCACTACATCGTATTCTAATGTTGGATTACTATTGTATTCCTGCGAATAAGCTAATGTTAAGTCAAAATTTTCCTTATCCCATGGCATTGGTGTTCCCGCTTTATCACCACGTTCAAAACGAATGTTTGATAAGTTGATACTTTTTACTGCAATATAATCTACCACCGATTGTTTATAGGTATTTGCAGAATCACTTCCGTAGGTAGTTGCAATTTCTTCAATTTTATCTTTTAAATCTACATCCAGTTCATACGGATCGAATTCAGGATTGCTGTATGATTCAGAAATACTTGCATAAAAAGGTAAACGCAAATTAGCACCTTGTGGTAAAAATTTACCAAGTTCCAAACTTAATGATGCAGCATACTGATAAAAATTATCTTTATAACGTTCATCTATTTGTTGTTCTAAAGTTCCAAATCCGGCAGTATGCATATTACCTGAAACAGTAAATGTACCTAAGTCAGCCAATTTAAAATCAGCTCTTGCCAATGCAGCCCATCCGCCACTTTCGTCGATGCCGGTTAAACGTAATTCATTCACCCAAACTTCAGCACAATATTCTTCACCACTTCCTGTTAATTCTTTCGGATTGCGGATACCAATCATAATTTCTTCAACATACCCTAAATCCGGATTACCAATAATTGAATAGGTAATGCCATCGGCAGCATCTACTGAAAATGGTGTTAATGGAGAAATTTCATTTTGATTACGCAAAGTTTTTACAGCAACTAAAGAGTCGAGCGGGAAATCAATTAAAGTTGCCCAAATAGCTTCACGAACCGCATCATCTTCTGTTGTTCCTGCAGGTAATGGTAATTTGGTTACTTTCAGCGGAACATCATACTCGTAATAGTTATTGGTAAAATCTGAACCCATTCTGATAAATAAATGTAAATCACCATCATTTAAAGTTGCAAGCGGTGCATCCGGAAGTGGTTCAGCATGCACGTTCATAATCATGCGACCGTAACGGCGTAAATCAATATTCAGTGATTTAAAAATTGCTCTTGCATCACCATCCTGCAACGGACAAACCTGCATACTTAATGATTGCTCATTTTGCTGATATGTAGAAACAGAACTTCCACTTCCTAATGTTTGTTCGCGTTCAACACCCGGAGGCAACGCATAAGGAATTGGCTGACGTGCACTGTTTTCTTCTATACTAACTGATGATACATTAAAATCGGTTTCATTACCATCATCATCCGGTAAATATTCGCCCGGATTTAATAAACTGAATTGGAATCTTCTCCACTGATTTCTCACTAATTCTAAACGAGCAAAACGCATTACCACCGGTTGCTCGAATTCAGTCATGTATAAACGAATAAAACGAATCGATTTAAAATCCTGAATACTACCAACACGCGAATCATACTGATCAATAGGCACTTTAAACTGATACCATTTAACGCTATCGGTACTGCCATCTTCAAATGAATGTGGTGCAATTACTACATCTGTAATATATGGATTGGTTGCTTCCATACCAGGTTCCATTTTAATCCGGTATTGGAAATAAGATTCTGTTTCTGTTAAAGTAAAATCATCATTTAAATCTTCAGTTTCAGGAATTGTTGTTGCTGCTGTCGGATAATCTTCAGGTGATGATTCTGTAGTTGGTGAGTTGCCTTGTGGATTATTATATTTTTTATAACGCTCAAGAATACTTAATTCCTGATTATCATAATCTGTTCCACGATAATAATGATAATCATCTGAGGAAGGGTCATTATTAATTAAATCGATTGGTTCACTGCCACCACCTAAAACATCGGTTGCATCTGCTATATAAACATCAAAAAAATCGGCTTCCTGCACGCTGTTTAAACCATCATAACCTTTATCCTGATTTTCACGTGATTCAACATCGTTATCAAATGCTGTTGTAATTGGCAACGTTCTTGGAACATTACCCCAGTTTGTTTGATCTAAACCATCAGCGCTGCCATCTTTTGGCATACCATTTTCAAAAAACATTCTTGAATCTTTTAAGATGTCTTCTGAAACGTTACCTAAGTTGATATATAAATAACCACCATCTACAACCTGTTCACCATCAATAGGTCCTCTGTTGTCAAAAGGATCCATTACCCAGAATTCTACAAATTCAATATTGGCAGCTTCAAAATCGTTGGTTTCAAGATTACGCATGATACCACCCCAGCGTGATGCCGCATTTATTAATTTACCGTTTGCATCAATACCGTCAGAAAATAATCCCGGTTTTACATCGTAATTATATTGTCCACGTTCTTCTGGATAATATGCTAAATCGAAAGTAGATAATTGTGTTAATACAGTAGTTTCAAAATCGGCTTGCGGAAAAATTTCTTTTTCATCAATTTGAATCGTGTAGTGATTTGATAAATCTTCTGCCGTTAAGTGATCAGGGCGTGATGGATTATTATCTTCATTAAATAATGGGTCGATATTATACCAAGCTAATTTCGCGCGATTTTTTCCGTATTCTAAACTGTCAAATAAAGTAGCTTCCGGAAATAATACATCACCAAATTCATCAACTGCGTTTTGTGGTGTACTGGCGAGTACCCAACTTGCAAACGGGAATTTTAAATCGTAGGCACTTCTGCTGCCTTCAAAATCGTCGATATAAATTGTACCTGCATCATCTTTACCAATTGCTTTGCTGTGACCCGGGTGGAAATATGCATATTCACCGGTAAATGAAAATGTAGAAGCTTCTTTCGTGCTGTAGAATGGTAATTTATCTAACGCACGTGTCATCCACGGTGCATCATCAGTATAATTGATGTCAAAACCGTAAATACTATTTGAAATCGGATCATCACCGATATTTACTTTTTGCGTGTAAGGACGTTCACTTAAATGTAACCATGTTGCACCTAAGGTAAAATTATCATTAATCCAATAATCTAATCTGGTTCCAATTAACGATTTCGTTTGGAAACCATAAAATGCATTATTTTCAAACGTAACATTAATTTGTTGTCCTGAATTTAATATGGATTCATTAATAATTTTTAATCGTCCTAAACTATAATCAATGGTATAGTCAACATTTTCTGTTAATAATTGTCCGCCTGCAGTTACCTGAACCGAACCTTTAGGTAAATTAAATGCACCGAGATAAATTTCAGAACTCACACTCGATTTATATTCACCAGAAATTACATAACGGTCGAATTGCGGAAATTGTAATGCGATGGTTTTTGTTTCGTCGTATAATTCGTCGTAAGCAAATTTTTCAACTTCTAAATCGCCATCAAAAACGGCCGGCGACCTTAAATAATCACCAAATGGTTCCAACACAGGAAAATACACACGACCATTTTGTGTGTTAATTGTAACACCATTTACAAAGTCGAAAATACCATCCGGTTGAGGGTCATTATTATTATTTAAACGGTCTAAACCTAATAATTTAATTAATGGCTGACTATTTACGTCTGCATTATTTGCAGGAATAAATCTTTTTAATCCACCACCCGGATCCTGATATAAAACATCTAAACGGAAACCTTCATTACTTACCTGAAATGCACCTAATGAATAAACGTTTTTCATCATCAAATCCCATAAAGGAATTTGCGTAATTGCTGAAGTGCTTTTCAGCATTTTCATAAACAATACATTTGATGTATCTACACCCGGTGGTAAGTCGCTGGAAAATTCACCCACCTGAAATGTTTGTCCTTGGTAAGTATATTCGTAAGCAACGGCTAAAACATCATCAGGTTGTAAAGTAGTATTTAATGAAATAAAACCGAGTTGCGGGTTGTAGATATAATCTGTCGGTTCTAATTTACGCATGCGTGCTTTTTCATAATCCTGCACTGCCTGCATGTTAAATGTTCCGCCGGATAAAGTAGAAATCACACTATTTAAATCGCGAGCACCGGCTGCACCATTTAATTTCTGGTATAAATCGTTGGCATTATTTGCAGGTAATCCGCCCGGCGTTAAACTATTAATTGTTCCTGCAGGATTTATTACACCCCAATAAATAGAATCCGGCTCACCTAAATCGGAAAAGGCAACAATGTCGCGCGTATTTTCAGTTTCACCTGTTGTATTGGTTACCCAAACCTCCATCTTTGTAACATTAATCGGAGAACTTACATAAGGCAATGTTTTTAACCAGCCTTCGTAACCTTCACGAAAATAATGCGACATAAAGAAGTGACGGTTTTCATCATATTCATCAGCAAAAATTTCGAATTCTCTTTTTTGCGCACCGCCTTCAATTTGTATACTTTGTGTTTGTGATTTTTGTTGCGATAAAATATTGGTCATTGTTAAGCGACCAAATTGAAATTCAGTTTTAATACCAAATAAACTTTGTGTTCCGGGAATTAATTGTGTTGTAAGTGGCAAACTAACGTTACCTGCTTCAATTCCTTTTACTATCTGATCATCTTTGCCTTTGTACTCCAGTTTAATTTGATTTTCGAAATCGAATGTTGCCTGCGTATTGTAATTAAAATTCAGTTTTAAATTATTTCCAATTGAACCGATAACATTCGCATTAATATCCATTTTAAAATCGAAACCACCTTGTTTGCGTTGATTTTCGGTTAAGATTGGATTTTGGATATTTTGAAAACTTCCACCAAATGTAAGTTCAACATTTCCCTGAGGGCGAATTTCAACATTACAACCATCAAACAAACGACATTCCTTGTTAAAAGGTGTAAGTTCAATTCCTTGTCCGCTACCACCTAATATATTAGACGCATCTGATCTTTCCTGCCAATAATCATCAATAGCTTTATCACCTTGTGCTTCCAAGTATTCTTCGAAAGTGATGTATTGCGGATTTTCATAAAACTCGGTTCCCATTTCTGGCTGATAAATGTATTCATCAGTCTCAGGGTCGTAAATAATGGTAGGTTCTACTTCAGGTTCGAGGTCGAAATTATTTTCGTCGTCGTTAAAAGGGTCTGAACCATCATTTGGGTCGATAGGATAGTGGAGGGTAGGTGGTGTATCACCTGGTGCAACGGGATTAAAATAATAACCATTTGCATCACTGCTATGTGCTGTCACTGCCGGTTCAGAGTAGAAAAGCGGCCAGTGCTGAGGCACCAATAGTAGCTCCTATTATAATTTGGGGAAAAAATTTCGATACTGCCAAAACCTCTTGTTTACAAGTTCTTCAATGCTAATTTAATCAAGCTTTCTACATTCGCGGGTGTAGGGTTCAGTTTCATCGCACTTCCAATAGCTTTTTCGCCTTGTTGACGTGTAAACCCGAGCATCGCCAAAGCACTTAACGCTTCTTCTTTCATAGTATTGTGTCCAAACCCAAAAGAATTTTCCGTTGCTCCTGTTCCCTTGCCAATCTTGTCTTTAAGGTCGATTACAAGCCGTTTTGCGGTTTTCGGACCTACACCTTTTATGCGTTGAATGAGCACATCATTTTCGGTTCTTATTGCTTCTTCCAGATCGCCCGGACTCATACTCGACAAAATCATTCTTGCCGTGTTGGTTCCAACGCCCTGAACGGAAATTAAACTGATAAATAAGTTTTTCTCACTTTCATCTGCAAACCCGTACAAAATCTGCGCATCCTCACGAACATGCAAATATGTGTGTATTTTCCCTTTATCCAAAGTTTGAAGCTTAGAAAAGGTATTTAAACTGATGTTTACCTGATACCCCACGCCGTTGCACTCCACTATAAAATACGCGGGGTTTTTTACTTTAAATTCACCGTTTAAGTATGCGATCATAATTGGTTAATTAGCTAATTAGCAAATTAGCAAATGGCGACTGCAGCGCAATCTGCGGTTTATTTGAATTTTTTACTTTACGTTTTCGATGTTGGTTGCATGAATGCAAACAACAAAATTTTATTTTGTCGATAAACACGAGGGTTAACACATGGGTTAACCCCTACAGGACCTTCGATTGGCAATCCGGGTGTTCTATCCGCTGTCCCATCAACACATTGTTCGTCGGGTTAACACATGGGTTAACCCCTACACGACCTTCGATTGGCAATCCGGTTGTTCCATTAGCACATCAGCACATTAGCACATTAACCCCGTTTCGATTTCACTTGTGCATCGGTTACCGCAATGGCAACCATATTCACAATTTCCCTTACTGATGAACCCAGTTGTAAAATATGAACAGAACGTTTCATGCCTAATAAAATTGGTCCTATTACCTCACATCTGCCTAACGAATGCATGAGCTGATAGCCAATGTTTGCTGCATGCAGGTTAGGGAATACGAGGGTATTTACATTTTTATCGGCAACCGCACTAAACGGATAATTTTCTTTCATCAATTCGTTGTTGAAGGCAATGTTTACCTGCATTTCACCGTCTACAATCATACCCGGAAAACGTTCTTTGAGCATAGTAACGGCGTTTCTAACACGAATGGTCTCCTCATTTTCTACCGACCCGAAATTGGAATAGGATAACATCGCAATTTTGGGTTGAATGTTAAACTGACGAACTGCTTTTGCAGTCAGTGCAGCTATTTCAACCAACTCTTCACTTGAAGGTGTAAAGCTCACGGTTGTATCCGCAAAAAATATAGGGCCCTGGTCGCGGGTTAAAACGATATGCATACCGGCTACACGGTTAGTGCCATCTTCTTTTCCGATGATTTGAAGTGCAGGTTTTATTGTTTCAGGGTACTGACGCGTTAATCCTGAAATCAGTGCATCAGCTTCACCGGTTTCCACCATCATGGCGCCGTAATAGGTGCGATCGCGCATCATTTTTTTGGCTTCATACAGGTTGATACCCCGGCGCATACGTTTATTAAAAAATAATTCGCCGAATTGGGCACGTTTTTCATCCTGTTCGCGGGCGCGGGTGTCAATAATCGGCACATTTTGAAGGTCTAACTGATTTTCTTCAATTATGGCTCTGATTTTATCTACCGGTCCTAATAAAATAGGTTTAGCAATACCCTCTTCC
Encoded here:
- the ruvA gene encoding Holliday junction branch migration protein RuvA; the encoded protein is MIAYLNGEFKVKNPAYFIVECNGVGYQVNISLNTFSKLQTLDKGKIHTYLHVREDAQILYGFADESEKNLFISLISVQGVGTNTARMILSSMSPGDLEEAIRTENDVLIQRIKGVGPKTAKRLVIDLKDKIGKGTGATENSFGFGHNTMKEEALSALAMLGFTRQQGEKAIGSAMKLNPTPANVESLIKLALKNL
- the sprA gene encoding cell surface protein SprA, producing MPQHWPLFYSEPAVTAHSSDANGYYFNPVAPGDTPPTLHYPIDPNDGSDPFNDDENNFDLEPEVEPTIIYDPETDEYIYQPEMGTEFYENPQYITFEEYLEAQGDKAIDDYWQERSDASNILGGSGQGIELTPFNKECRLFDGCNVEIRPQGNVELTFGGSFQNIQNPILTENQRKQGGFDFKMDINANVIGSIGNNLKLNFNYNTQATFDFENQIKLEYKGKDDQIVKGIEAGNVSLPLTTQLIPGTQSLFGIKTEFQFGRLTMTNILSQQKSQTQSIQIEGGAQKREFEIFADEYDENRHFFMSHYFREGYEGWLKTLPYVSSPINVTKMEVWVTNTTGETENTRDIVAFSDLGEPDSIYWGVINPAGTINSLTPGGLPANNANDLYQKLNGAAGARDLNSVISTLSGGTFNMQAVQDYEKARMRKLEPTDYIYNPQLGFISLNTTLQPDDVLAVAYEYTYQGQTFQVGEFSSDLPPGVDTSNVLFMKMLKSTSAITQIPLWDLMMKNVYSLGAFQVSNEGFRLDVLYQDPGGGLKRFIPANNADVNSQPLIKLLGLDRLNNNNDPQPDGIFDFVNGVTINTQNGRVYFPVLEPFGDYLRSPAVFDGDLEVEKFAYDELYDETKTIALQFPQFDRYVISGEYKSSVSSEIYLGAFNLPKGSVQVTAGGQLLTENVDYTIDYSLGRLKIINESILNSGQQINVTFENNAFYGFQTKSLIGTRLDYWINDNFTLGATWLHLSERPYTQKVNIGDDPISNSIYGFDINYTDDAPWMTRALDKLPFYSTKEASTFSFTGEYAYFHPGHSKAIGKDDAGTIYIDDFEGSRSAYDLKFPFASWVLASTPQNAVDEFGDVLFPEATLFDSLEYGKNRAKLAWYNIDPLFNEDNNPSRPDHLTAEDLSNHYTIQIDEKEIFPQADFETTVLTQLSTFDLAYYPEERGQYNYDVKPGLFSDGIDANGKLINAASRWGGIMRNLETNDFEAANIEFVEFWVMDPFDNRGPIDGEQVVDGGYLYINLGNVSEDILKDSRMFFENGMPKDGSADGLDQTNWGNVPRTLPITTAFDNDVESRENQDKGYDGLNSVQEADFFDVYIADATDVLGGGSEPIDLINNDPSSDDYHYYRGTDYDNQELSILERYKKYNNPQGNSPTTESSPEDYPTAATTIPETEDLNDDFTLTETESYFQYRIKMEPGMEATNPYITDVVIAPHSFEDGSTDSVKWYQFKVPIDQYDSRVGSIQDFKSIRFIRLYMTEFEQPVVMRFARLELVRNQWRRFQFSLLNPGEYLPDDDGNETDFNVSSVSIEENSARQPIPYALPPGVEREQTLGSGSSVSTYQQNEQSLSMQVCPLQDGDARAIFKSLNIDLRRYGRMIMNVHAEPLPDAPLATLNDGDLHLFIRMGSDFTNNYYEYDVPLKVTKLPLPAGTTEDDAVREAIWATLIDFPLDSLVAVKTLRNQNEISPLTPFSVDAADGITYSIIGNPDLGYVEEIMIGIRNPKELTGSGEEYCAEVWVNELRLTGIDESGGWAALARADFKLADLGTFTVSGNMHTAGFGTLEQQIDERYKDNFYQYAASLSLELGKFLPQGANLRLPFYASISESYSNPEFDPYELDVDLKDKIEEIATTYGSDSANTYKQSVVDYIAVKSINLSNIRFERGDKAGTPMPWDKENFDLTLAYSQEYNSNPTLEYDVVNRYKAALGYSFNQKAKYITPLEKVIDKKYKWLTPIRDFNFNLLPTGYSFRTELNRQFGETLMRDIYGDGLIDPTYDKYFTWDRYYGLKLEPAKSIKIDFSATNNARIDEPYGELDTQEKRDSVWMSFMDLGRTTNYRHTLSATYTLPISKLPIFSWVTVKANYNTSYGWIAGSLGLADTLGNTVNNTQSRSVNGELNFRNLYNKSKFFKQYNSNTSPAKTNTKGSKDEEDEDEDTGKAAATDPKKNTTPTVSAPVETLVRLLIGLKRVTINYTQNYGTTLPGFMPHSEILGLNTATAAPGFDFIFGYQPTYKWMDSISRLGYLSTATSLNYLFLQTNSEVLDVRANFEPIKDFRLDINLNKNYSKNHSEYFKNTLTVEDPLFEHINAVDAGSFSISYSIMGTVFEKLDPKEVSATFKEFEANREIISNRWQTEENTVYSNDIFYNPLTGTFLPSYAEGYGPYSQDVLIPAFLAAYTGKSANDVSLNPFSQTPKPNYRITYNGLSKLPGFKKLFSSFTITSAYSSTLSLNSFATDLDFDGNYYVYAHVVDTLSGNFITLYDIPNILINESLSPLIGFDVTWINGITSKFDFKKSRTLTMSFIDYQLTQIHSTEFTIGAGYKMSGFTFPFKINGRRPNLENDLTFKFDLSFRDDITTNFRLDQDLNEPTGGLTSITISPTIDYVVNDRFNIQLYFDRQVTDPKISTSYPITSTNAGVKIRFSLAE